The genomic window ACTTGCAACAGGCAGGTTATTCTGTGATTAGCGCCATAAGTAGTGAAGAAGCTCAAGAGAAAATAGATAAAAATAAGCCAGATATAATATTTCTCGACGTAATTTTACCGGGTAAAAGTGGCTTTGAAATTTGCCGAGAATTGAAAACTAATCCCAACACTAGTAAAATACCTGTGGTTTTTTGTTCTACCAAAAATAGTGATGTAGATAAAATTTGGGGTAATATGTTGGGCGCTGATGGTTATCTAGCAAAACCGATTGATCGAGAAGAACTAGTGGGGATTTTAAAGCGATTAATTAATTAATTAGTAAAAATCTCGTCTTATAAATAAAGAACCACTATAAGTCACTATTCCGAAGATAGAACCTCTGCAAGCTAAAATAATAACTGCAAATAGTGCCTAAAGATAAATAATCAAAGACAAAGGATCAATAACTTTGGAAACCCAGGAAAAGTTTTTAAGTTTTAATTTGGGACTAAGGGATACAGCCGTAATTTCGTTACAACACATCACAGAAGTTTTGCAAGTATCATTACCAGAAATATGTGGCGTTCCTCAGATGCCCAGTAGCGTCTTTGGTATTTATAACTGGCGCGGTGAGATGCTTTGGTTAGTGGATTTAGAGGCAATGTTAGGTTATCCTCCAATTTCACAAGGATCAAATTTACTTTCAAGAATGATGGCGATTGTTCTAGAAAATAAGGGTAAGTATTTGGGACTATTGGTGCGACAGCTTATAGATATTGAATGGCTGGATACTCAGCAAATGAAACCCCCAACTACCGAATTATTTTATCCGAAAATATCACCTTTTTTACAGGGATATTTTATTAATGATTCTGAAGAGATAATTTTTAATTTGGATGCCATAACGATTATCCAAGCTCCCATGTGGGAGATTCATAATTGAACGTTTGATAATGGGTGATTAGGCATAGTCTTTTGACATTTACTAATCCTTAATAACCAGATACTAGTTGATTATTCCCTGCCAAATATCTAATTATTAGTCATAACAAATTTTGAGGTTAATCAAATGACATTTTTGTATAACAATAGCCATGAAAATGA from Nostoc sp. UHCC 0926 includes these protein-coding regions:
- a CDS encoding response regulator transcription factor is translated as MNTVLVVEDGLTDMEIISRYLQQAGYSVISAISSEEAQEKIDKNKPDIIFLDVILPGKSGFEICRELKTNPNTSKIPVVFCSTKNSDVDKIWGNMLGADGYLAKPIDREELVGILKRLIN
- a CDS encoding chemotaxis protein CheW, with amino-acid sequence METQEKFLSFNLGLRDTAVISLQHITEVLQVSLPEICGVPQMPSSVFGIYNWRGEMLWLVDLEAMLGYPPISQGSNLLSRMMAIVLENKGKYLGLLVRQLIDIEWLDTQQMKPPTTELFYPKISPFLQGYFINDSEEIIFNLDAITIIQAPMWEIHN